AATTGAAccaagcaagcaacaagcagaGGAACATGCTTTGCAGCCATTGGTAAGCCAGGGCATATTCTCCTTCCAGAACTGAAAGGTATATATTCAAAATCATTCCCTTTGAAATCCAAGCTCGAGTTCAGGAACCTCTCTGGCTTGAACACCAGAGGATCCTCCCAGATTTTGGGGTCTCTCCCAATTGCCCAGAAATTTATCATCACTTGTGCATTCTTTGGGATCGTGTAGTTCATTACGTTACATGTTTCAACCGCACGATGAGGAACAAGTAATGGTCCAGGAGGATGCATTCTCAGGGTTTCTTTGAAACAGGCTTGGAGAAATGGTAAATGAAGCAGGTGAGAATCTTTAACAGTTTCCTGATTTGTTTCTCTTTCGATTTCCTCTTCAACTTTTTTCATGTATTTTGGATTCCTTATCAGCTCCGTCATCATCCACTCAATCGTTGAGCTGCTTGAGTCTGTTCCTGCAGtgaagatctcctggagcagcATGTTTATTTGATCATTGCTTGAACCATTTTTTATCAAAGCATCAAGGAAATCTCTTTGGGTTGAAGAATTGGACATGTTCATCTCTCTTCTTTCATTGATGATAGCTTCCCAAATCTTGCATGTCTTCTTAAACCAATCTCTACACTTTCTTTGCAGACCCTGGAGATCAAATCTAGCCAATATTGGGAAGAGATCGGATATGTTGATACCCACTTCAATCAAATCCCTTAAAGGCCCACCGATTACTCCTTCCACGCTCTCTTGCTCGAAGTTGACAACGTCTCTCGATACCATAACATTACCCAACATATTAAAAATAGCTGCAAAAGCTACCTGTCTAATTTGCACCACCTGCCCCTCCATTTTATTCATAAGTCTCACCACGTCCTTGACCATTTTCTCTCGAGCAACCGCCTGAGACTCCATCATTGCTCTGCCTGAGAAAAGCTCCGTTTTGTATATTGTACGTAAATATTTCCAGTGGTCGTTGCACTCATCTACCCATCCAACTTGAAAACCGTCAAGTTCCATGCTCTTGGTTGGCGCAGCGTGAGGAGTTAATCTCCCTGATAAAACACGATCATGGGTTTTGAGAATCTCAATGGCTGCTTCCTTTGATGATCCTACCACCACTAGTTGCGTTCCAAGTTTAATTTTCAAGAGAGGGCCATAGG
The Manihot esculenta cultivar AM560-2 chromosome 1, M.esculenta_v8, whole genome shotgun sequence genome window above contains:
- the LOC110600660 gene encoding probable (S)-N-methylcoclaurine 3'-hydroxylase isozyme 2, encoding MAPTVAADGNNLFFPMILLLPLLLLILKHLRTSSSPPLPPGPSPLPILGNLLQMGNNPHVTLTHFAKTYGPLLKIKLGTQLVVVGSSKEAAIEILKTHDRVLSGRLTPHAAPTKSMELDGFQVGWVDECNDHWKYLRTIYKTELFSGRAMMESQAVAREKMVKDVVRLMNKMEGQVVQIRQVAFAAIFNMLGNVMVSRDVVNFEQESVEGVIGGPLRDLIEVGINISDLFPILARFDLQGLQRKCRDWFKKTCKIWEAIINERREMNMSNSSTQRDFLDALIKNGSSNDQINMLLQEIFTAGTDSSSSTIEWMMTELIRNPKYMKKVEEEIERETNQETVKDSHLLHLPFLQACFKETLRMHPPGPLLVPHRAVETCNVMNYTIPKNAQVMINFWAIGRDPKIWEDPLVFKPERFLNSSLDFKGNDFEYIPFSSGRRICPGLPMAAKHVPLLVACLVQFFDWSLPDGEDPDNVDMNEKYGFTLMKEQPLFLIPKPKKSEPYV